The following coding sequences lie in one Pseudomonas sp. B33.4 genomic window:
- the epd gene encoding erythrose-4-phosphate dehydrogenase — protein MPQPRPYKVALNGYGRIGRCVLRALFERGEKAGFEIVAINDLADMASIEYLTRFDSTHGRFPGEVRVEGDCLHINGDCVKVLRSGTPEGIDWASLGVDLVLECSGAYNTREDGQRFLDAGAPRVLFSQPMASEADVDATIVYGVNQDCLTGNELLVSNASCTTNCGVPLLRLLDKAIGLDYVSITTIHSAMNDQPVIDAYHHEDLRRTRSAFQSVIPVSTGLARGIERLLPELAGRIQAKAVRVPTVNVSCLDITMQTATATDANEVNRILREAATSGPLKGLLAYTELPHASCDFNHDPHSAIVDASQTRVSGPKLVNILAWFDNEWGFANRMLDVAEHYLQTATSKKP, from the coding sequence ATGCCTCAACCGCGTCCCTACAAAGTTGCACTCAACGGCTACGGCCGGATTGGTCGTTGCGTCTTGCGTGCGTTGTTTGAGCGAGGCGAGAAAGCCGGGTTTGAAATTGTCGCGATCAACGATCTGGCGGACATGGCCAGCATCGAATACCTGACACGCTTCGACTCCACCCACGGCCGTTTTCCCGGCGAAGTGCGAGTAGAGGGCGATTGTCTGCATATTAATGGCGACTGCGTGAAGGTTTTGCGCAGTGGCACTCCCGAAGGCATCGATTGGGCGTCGCTGGGCGTCGATCTGGTGCTTGAGTGTTCCGGTGCCTACAACACCCGTGAAGACGGCCAGCGCTTTCTCGACGCCGGTGCGCCACGGGTGTTGTTCTCGCAGCCGATGGCCAGCGAGGCGGATGTCGACGCCACCATCGTTTATGGCGTCAATCAGGATTGCCTGACCGGCAACGAATTGCTGGTGTCCAACGCCTCCTGCACCACCAACTGCGGCGTGCCGTTGTTGCGTTTGCTCGATAAGGCGATCGGTCTCGATTACGTGTCGATCACCACGATTCACTCGGCGATGAACGATCAGCCAGTGATCGACGCCTATCACCACGAAGACCTGCGCCGCACGCGTTCGGCGTTCCAGTCGGTGATCCCGGTGTCCACCGGTCTGGCGCGTGGCATCGAGCGCCTGCTGCCGGAACTTGCCGGGCGAATTCAGGCCAAAGCCGTACGCGTGCCGACGGTCAACGTGTCCTGCCTCGACATCACGATGCAGACCGCCACCGCGACCGACGCCAATGAGGTCAACCGGATCCTGCGCGAGGCCGCCACCAGCGGTCCGCTCAAAGGCCTGCTCGCCTACACCGAGCTGCCGCACGCCAGTTGTGATTTCAACCATGACCCACATTCGGCCATCGTCGATGCCAGTCAGACCCGTGTTTCCGGCCCCAAGCTGGTGAACATCCTGGCCTGGTTCGACAACGAATGGGGTTTTGCCAACCGAATGCTGGACGTTGCAGAACACTATCTGCAAACAGCAACTTCAAAAAAACCGTAG
- the metK gene encoding methionine adenosyltransferase, which translates to MSEYSLFTSESVSEGHPDKIADQISDAVLDAIITQDKHARVAVETLVKTGVAIVAGEVTTSAWVDLEEIVRNVILDIGYNSSDVGFDGATCGVMNIIGKQSPDINQGVDRAKPEDQGAGDQGLMFGYASNETDVLMPAPITFSHQLVQRQAEARKSGLLPWLRPDAKSQVTCRYEGGKVVGIDAVVLSTQHNPEVSYKDLREGVMELIVKHVLPAELLSKDTQFHINPTGQFIIGGPVGDCGLTGRKIIVDSYGGMARHGGGAFSGKDPSKVDRSAAYAGRYVAKNIVAAGLAERCEIQVSYAIGVAQPTSISLNTFGTGKISDDKIVKLVREVFDLRPYAITTMLDLLHPMYQETAAYGHFGRTPETKTVGEDTFTTFTWEKTDRADALRSAAGL; encoded by the coding sequence ATGAGCGAATACTCCCTCTTCACCTCCGAGTCCGTGTCCGAAGGACATCCGGACAAAATCGCCGACCAGATTTCCGATGCGGTGCTGGACGCCATCATTACCCAGGACAAACACGCACGCGTTGCCGTGGAAACTCTGGTCAAGACCGGCGTGGCTATCGTTGCCGGTGAAGTCACCACCAGCGCCTGGGTCGATCTGGAAGAGATCGTGCGTAACGTGATTCTCGACATCGGCTATAACAGCTCCGACGTCGGCTTCGACGGCGCGACCTGCGGCGTGATGAACATCATCGGCAAGCAGTCCCCGGACATCAATCAGGGTGTTGACCGTGCCAAGCCTGAAGATCAGGGCGCTGGCGACCAGGGCCTGATGTTCGGCTACGCCAGCAACGAAACCGACGTTTTGATGCCAGCCCCGATTACATTCTCGCACCAGCTGGTACAGCGCCAGGCCGAAGCCCGTAAATCGGGTCTGCTGCCTTGGCTGCGTCCGGACGCCAAGTCGCAAGTGACTTGCCGTTACGAAGGCGGCAAGGTTGTCGGTATCGACGCTGTGGTTCTGTCGACTCAGCACAACCCTGAAGTGTCGTACAAAGACCTGCGCGAAGGCGTGATGGAGCTGATCGTCAAGCACGTGCTGCCTGCCGAACTGCTGAGCAAAGACACCCAGTTCCACATCAACCCGACCGGCCAGTTCATCATTGGCGGCCCGGTAGGTGACTGCGGTCTGACTGGTCGCAAGATCATCGTCGACAGCTACGGCGGCATGGCCCGTCACGGCGGCGGTGCGTTCTCCGGCAAGGATCCATCGAAGGTTGACCGTTCGGCTGCCTACGCTGGCCGTTACGTTGCCAAGAACATCGTCGCAGCCGGCCTGGCCGAGCGTTGCGAGATTCAGGTGTCCTACGCGATCGGTGTAGCTCAGCCTACGTCGATCTCGCTGAACACCTTCGGCACCGGCAAGATCAGCGATGACAAGATCGTCAAACTGGTACGTGAAGTGTTCGACCTGCGTCCATACGCAATCACCACCATGCTCGATCTGCTGCACCCGATGTACCAGGAAACTGCAGCGTACGGCCACTTCGGTCGCACGCCAGAGACCAAGACCGTTGGCGAAGACACCTTCACCACGTTCACCTGGGAAAAAACCGACCGCGCCGACGCCCTGCGTTCTGCTGCTGGCCTGTAA
- a CDS encoding phosphoglycerate kinase, producing MTVLKMSDLDLQGKRVLIREDLNVPVKDGVVTSDARILASLPTIKLALEKGAAVMVCSHLGRPTEGEFSAENSLKPVADYLSKALGREVPLVADYLGGVDVKAGDIVLFENVRFNKGEKKNADELAQQYAALCDVFVMDAFGTAHRAEGSTHGVAKFAKVAAAGPLLAAELDALGKALGAPAQPMAAIVAGSKVSTKLDVLNSLSQICDQLIVGGGIANTFLAAAGHPVGKSLYEPDLLDTARAIAAKVSVPLPVDVVVAKEFAETAEATVKLIADVAADDMILDIGPQTAANFAELLKSSKTILWNGPVGVFEFDQFGNGTKVLAQAIAESSAFSIAGGGDTLAAIDKYGVAEQISYISTGGGAFLEFVEGKVLPAVEVLESRAKA from the coding sequence ATGACCGTGTTGAAGATGTCCGACCTCGATCTGCAAGGTAAGCGCGTATTGATCCGCGAAGACCTCAACGTCCCAGTCAAGGACGGTGTTGTCACCAGCGACGCGCGTATCCTGGCTTCGCTGCCGACCATCAAGCTGGCCCTGGAAAAAGGCGCGGCCGTGATGGTCTGCTCGCACCTTGGCCGTCCGACCGAAGGCGAGTTCTCTGCCGAGAACAGCCTCAAGCCTGTCGCCGACTACCTGAGCAAGGCCTTGGGCCGCGAAGTGCCGCTGGTGGCTGATTATCTCGGCGGCGTTGACGTCAAGGCCGGCGACATCGTGCTGTTCGAAAACGTGCGCTTCAACAAAGGCGAGAAAAAGAACGCCGACGAACTGGCCCAGCAATACGCCGCCCTGTGTGACGTGTTCGTCATGGACGCATTCGGCACCGCTCACCGCGCCGAAGGTTCGACCCATGGCGTGGCCAAGTTCGCCAAAGTCGCCGCTGCTGGCCCGTTGCTGGCCGCTGAGCTGGACGCGCTGGGGAAAGCGCTGGGCGCCCCGGCTCAGCCAATGGCAGCCATCGTTGCCGGCTCCAAGGTGTCGACCAAGCTCGACGTACTGAACAGCCTGAGCCAGATCTGCGATCAACTGATCGTCGGCGGCGGCATCGCCAACACTTTCCTCGCGGCAGCCGGTCACCCGGTTGGCAAGTCGCTGTACGAACCGGATCTGCTCGACACCGCACGTGCCATCGCTGCGAAAGTCAGCGTGCCATTGCCGGTGGACGTAGTAGTCGCCAAAGAGTTCGCCGAAACCGCTGAGGCCACCGTCAAGCTGATCGCTGACGTCGCGGCTGACGACATGATTCTCGATATTGGCCCGCAAACCGCGGCCAACTTCGCTGAACTGCTGAAATCGTCGAAAACCATTCTGTGGAACGGTCCGGTCGGCGTGTTTGAATTCGACCAGTTCGGCAACGGCACCAAAGTGCTGGCCCAGGCCATCGCTGAAAGCTCGGCGTTCTCCATCGCTGGCGGTGGCGACACCCTGGCTGCGATCGATAAATATGGCGTGGCTGAGCAAATCTCCTACATTTCCACCGGCGGTGGCGCGTTCCTCGAATTCGTCGAGGGCAAAGTGCTGCCAGCCGTAGAAGTCCTGGAAAGCCGGGCCAAGGCCTGA
- a CDS encoding MliC family protein, which translates to MKGLIAIAALALLGGCAQLNLFQSSAPADNWTNWTCDSQAKVLWRYADAGQKEVDVRLGGGDQVYRLKEEPGASGTLYSDGMLAFHVKGEEGLVYWVATNDLIGRGCKAQ; encoded by the coding sequence ATGAAAGGCTTGATCGCCATTGCGGCGTTGGCATTGTTGGGCGGTTGCGCGCAGTTGAACCTGTTTCAGTCGTCTGCCCCGGCGGACAACTGGACCAACTGGACCTGCGACAGCCAGGCCAAGGTGCTGTGGCGTTACGCCGATGCCGGTCAGAAGGAAGTCGACGTTCGACTGGGTGGCGGTGATCAGGTCTATCGCCTGAAAGAAGAGCCGGGCGCCTCGGGCACGCTGTACAGCGACGGCATGCTGGCATTTCACGTCAAGGGAGAGGAAGGCCTGGTGTACTGGGTCGCCACCAATGACCTGATCGGCCGCGGCTGCAAAGCGCAGTAA
- the fba gene encoding class II fructose-bisphosphate aldolase (catalyzes the reversible aldol condensation of dihydroxyacetonephosphate and glyceraldehyde 3-phosphate in the Calvin cycle, glycolysis, and/or gluconeogenesis), which produces MALISMRQMLDHAAEFGYGVPAFNVNNLEQMRAIMEAADKTDSPVIVQASAGARKYAGAPFLRHLILAAIEEFPHIPVCMHQDHGTSPDVCQRSIQLGFSSVMMDGSLGEDGKTPTDYDYNVRVTQQTVAMAHACGVSVEGELGCLGSLETGMAGEEDGIGAEGVLDHSQMLTDPEEAADFVKRTQVDALAIAIGTSHGAYKFTKPPTGDVLAIDRIKEIHKRIPNTHLVMHGSSSVPQEWLAIINQYGGDIKETYGVPVEEIVEGIKHGVRKVNIDTDLRLASTGAMRRLMATNPSEFDPRKFFGATVTAMRDVCIARYEAFGTAGNASKIKPISLEAMYQRYLKGELNAKVN; this is translated from the coding sequence ATGGCACTTATCAGCATGCGCCAGATGTTGGACCACGCAGCCGAATTCGGCTACGGCGTTCCAGCCTTCAACGTCAACAACCTTGAGCAGATGCGCGCCATCATGGAAGCCGCTGACAAGACTGACTCCCCGGTGATCGTTCAGGCTTCGGCCGGCGCTCGCAAATACGCCGGCGCGCCTTTCCTGCGTCACCTGATCCTCGCCGCGATCGAAGAATTCCCGCACATCCCGGTGTGCATGCACCAGGACCACGGCACCAGCCCTGATGTCTGCCAGCGTTCGATTCAACTGGGCTTCAGCTCGGTGATGATGGACGGCTCGCTGGGCGAAGACGGCAAGACCCCGACCGACTACGACTACAACGTCCGTGTTACCCAACAAACCGTGGCCATGGCGCACGCCTGCGGCGTTTCGGTAGAAGGCGAGCTGGGCTGCCTGGGTTCGCTGGAAACCGGCATGGCCGGTGAAGAAGACGGCATCGGCGCCGAAGGCGTTCTGGATCACAGCCAGATGCTGACCGACCCGGAAGAAGCCGCTGACTTCGTCAAACGCACCCAGGTCGATGCCCTGGCCATCGCCATCGGCACCAGCCACGGCGCCTATAAGTTCACCAAGCCTCCAACCGGTGACGTGCTGGCGATCGACCGCATCAAGGAAATCCACAAACGCATCCCGAACACTCACCTGGTGATGCACGGTTCCTCGTCGGTGCCACAAGAATGGCTGGCGATCATCAACCAATACGGCGGCGACATCAAAGAAACCTACGGCGTCCCGGTTGAAGAAATCGTCGAAGGCATCAAGCACGGCGTGCGCAAGGTCAACATCGACACCGACCTGCGTCTGGCATCCACCGGCGCCATGCGTCGCCTGATGGCCACCAACCCGAGCGAATTCGACCCACGTAAATTCTTCGGCGCGACTGTGACGGCGATGCGCGATGTTTGTATCGCTCGTTATGAGGCGTTCGGCACTGCCGGTAATGCTTCGAAGATCAAACCGATCTCGCTGGAAGCGATGTACCAGCGTTATCTGAAGGGTGAGTTGAACGCCAAGGTTAACTAA
- a CDS encoding polysaccharide lyase family 7 protein, whose amino-acid sequence MIDLATWNLSVPVGSPPYTVETSKLVNGFKDQYFHSDTGTLFFWSPVTGSKTENAIYPRTELRETYSNGTLRNWYYPDADNLLRATLTVNKVPSSGKIVIGQIHAYESQKPMVKLEYQYKTKTETGNLVIKVRMHPDDDESRVITLATGIKLDREFNYLIHLSPGGALGVSAAGYQWDSQISATWRNKPLYFKAGVYVQDNTGYTSEGGQVTFSKLDIDHDK is encoded by the coding sequence ATGATCGATCTCGCAACCTGGAACCTCAGCGTTCCCGTTGGCAGCCCGCCATACACCGTCGAAACCTCCAAACTGGTGAACGGCTTCAAAGATCAGTACTTCCATTCCGACACCGGCACCTTGTTCTTCTGGTCACCGGTTACCGGGTCAAAAACCGAAAACGCCATTTATCCGCGCACCGAACTGCGTGAAACCTACAGCAACGGCACCCTGCGCAACTGGTACTACCCGGACGCCGACAACCTGCTGCGCGCGACCCTCACGGTGAACAAAGTGCCGAGCTCCGGCAAGATCGTCATCGGCCAGATTCATGCTTATGAAAGCCAGAAGCCGATGGTCAAACTTGAATACCAGTACAAGACCAAAACCGAGACCGGCAACTTGGTTATCAAGGTACGCATGCATCCGGATGACGACGAGAGCCGCGTCATCACCCTCGCCACCGGGATCAAACTGGATCGCGAATTCAACTACCTCATCCACCTCAGCCCCGGCGGTGCGTTGGGTGTCAGTGCGGCGGGATATCAGTGGGATTCACAGATAAGTGCGACCTGGCGCAACAAGCCGTTGTACTTCAAGGCTGGGGTTTATGTGCAGGACAACACCGGGTATACGAGTGAGGGTGGGCAAGTGACCTTCTCCAAACTCGACATCGATCACGACAAATAA
- a CDS encoding metalloregulator ArsR/SmtB family transcription factor — MNLRVPSIRHDDCDELAALCKAGGDPLRLNVLRALANDSFGVLELAQIFGIGQSGMSHHLKVLAQADLVATRREGNAIFYRRALPHTELLGGKLHAALLEEVDNLALPDDVQARIEQVHGQRAAASQDFFARVAEKFRAQQDLIAGLPQYRESVLALLDKLNFNGAATAIEVGPGDGAFLPELARRFGTVTALDNSPAMLELARQVCEREQLANVSLQLADALNGTSLKADCVVLNMVLHHFAAPADALKHMADLLQPGGSLLVTELCSHNQSWAREACGDLWLGFEQDDLARWATAAGLVPGDSLYVGLRNGFQIQVRHFQRPAGDTHHR; from the coding sequence ATGAATTTACGCGTGCCTTCCATTCGCCATGACGATTGCGACGAGCTGGCGGCCCTGTGCAAGGCCGGCGGTGATCCGTTGCGGCTGAATGTCTTGCGCGCGCTGGCCAACGACTCGTTCGGCGTATTGGAGCTGGCGCAGATTTTCGGCATTGGCCAGTCCGGCATGAGTCATCACCTGAAGGTACTGGCTCAAGCCGACCTGGTGGCGACCCGCCGTGAAGGCAACGCGATTTTCTATCGCCGCGCCCTGCCCCACACCGAACTGCTCGGCGGCAAGCTGCACGCGGCATTGTTAGAAGAAGTCGACAACCTGGCACTGCCTGACGACGTGCAAGCGCGCATCGAGCAGGTTCACGGCCAACGTGCCGCCGCCAGCCAGGACTTTTTCGCCCGGGTGGCGGAGAAATTCCGTGCCCAGCAAGACTTGATCGCAGGCCTGCCGCAGTACCGCGAGAGCGTGCTGGCCCTGCTCGACAAACTGAACTTCAATGGTGCAGCCACGGCCATTGAAGTCGGCCCCGGCGATGGTGCTTTTCTGCCGGAACTGGCGCGGCGCTTCGGCACCGTCACCGCGCTGGACAACAGCCCGGCGATGCTCGAACTGGCGCGTCAGGTATGTGAACGTGAACAGCTGGCTAACGTCAGCCTGCAATTGGCCGATGCATTGAACGGCACAAGCCTCAAGGCTGATTGCGTAGTGTTGAACATGGTGTTGCACCATTTCGCCGCGCCGGCCGATGCGCTCAAGCACATGGCCGACCTGCTGCAACCGGGCGGTAGTCTGCTCGTGACAGAGTTATGTAGCCACAACCAGAGTTGGGCCAGGGAGGCCTGCGGTGATCTGTGGTTGGGGTTTGAACAGGACGATTTGGCCCGTTGGGCCACCGCTGCGGGACTCGTTCCCGGGGACAGCCTCTATGTAGGCTTACGTAATGGTTTCCAGATCCAGGTCCGCCACTTTCAGCGACCGGCTGGCGACACTCACCATCGGTAA
- the ligB gene encoding NAD-dependent DNA ligase LigB: MLATLRLLSVFLVACTTLNAYADCPQRPATQAKSEIATLQKQIDQWDDAYHREGRSLIADELYDQSLAQLNEWRACFKLPSPPDPLRTVSGSNAHPIAHTGLDKIHKDEAMGAWLRDRKDVWIQPKVDGVAVTLIYRAGVLQQVISRGDGVRGQDWTPSAQKIGAIPQRLTQPLDMLVQGELYWRLNEHVQARSGSVNARSTVAGLMGRKTLDAAQACGIGLFVWDWPQGPAQLPERVGTLATLGFATIEPYSHPVADFAAAQKWRDHWYRSPLPFATDGVVLRQSQRLPAERWQARAPYWAVAWKYPFAQALAEVRKVTFKIGRTGRITPVLELKPVMLDDREIKRVSASSFKRWQDLDIRPGDQVAISLAGLTIPRLDSVVLRAAERTNLNIPNADHFHSLSCWQPTPGCENQFLARLTWLSGKQGLAMQHVGRGTWEKLLETRRVNNLLDWLTLDAPELANIAGFGERSSERLMHSFHSARQRPFAQWLKALGLPPSGQAHLPDSWQALAQRDTEQWQAEAGIGPGRAAQLSAFFRDPQVLALSETLRAAGIDGF; this comes from the coding sequence ATGCTTGCCACGCTGCGCCTGCTGTCTGTTTTCCTCGTCGCCTGTACGACCCTCAATGCCTACGCCGATTGCCCGCAACGGCCAGCCACTCAAGCAAAAAGCGAAATCGCCACCCTGCAAAAACAGATAGACCAATGGGACGACGCCTATCACCGCGAAGGCCGCTCACTGATTGCCGACGAACTCTACGACCAATCCCTTGCGCAACTGAACGAATGGCGAGCGTGTTTCAAATTGCCCTCGCCACCCGATCCTTTGCGCACAGTTTCAGGCTCAAACGCGCACCCCATCGCCCATACCGGCCTGGATAAAATCCACAAAGATGAGGCCATGGGGGCCTGGCTACGTGATCGCAAGGACGTCTGGATACAACCCAAAGTCGACGGCGTCGCAGTGACGCTGATTTATCGCGCGGGCGTTTTGCAACAGGTCATCAGTCGCGGTGACGGGGTTCGTGGGCAAGACTGGACGCCATCAGCGCAGAAGATCGGCGCCATTCCTCAACGCCTGACACAACCGCTGGATATGCTGGTGCAGGGCGAACTCTACTGGCGCTTGAATGAGCACGTGCAAGCTCGATCCGGCAGCGTTAACGCTCGCTCCACCGTCGCAGGACTGATGGGACGCAAAACCCTGGATGCCGCGCAAGCCTGCGGTATCGGACTGTTTGTCTGGGACTGGCCACAAGGCCCAGCGCAATTGCCCGAACGAGTCGGCACGTTGGCGACGCTGGGTTTCGCCACGATTGAACCGTACAGCCATCCTGTCGCCGACTTTGCTGCCGCACAGAAATGGCGCGATCACTGGTATCGCTCACCCCTGCCCTTTGCCACTGACGGCGTGGTATTGCGCCAGAGCCAACGACTACCCGCCGAGCGCTGGCAGGCTCGCGCTCCGTATTGGGCAGTTGCGTGGAAGTATCCTTTTGCTCAAGCGCTGGCCGAAGTGCGCAAGGTCACCTTCAAGATCGGGCGCACCGGGCGTATCACGCCAGTACTCGAACTCAAACCCGTCATGCTCGATGACCGGGAAATCAAACGGGTCAGCGCCAGTTCCTTCAAACGCTGGCAAGACCTGGATATCCGCCCCGGTGACCAAGTGGCAATCAGCCTCGCCGGCCTGACCATTCCACGGCTCGACAGCGTGGTGCTGCGCGCCGCCGAACGCACAAACCTCAACATCCCCAACGCCGACCACTTTCACAGCTTGAGCTGCTGGCAACCCACCCCCGGCTGCGAAAACCAGTTTCTCGCGCGCCTGACCTGGCTCAGTGGCAAACAAGGACTGGCAATGCAACATGTCGGTCGCGGAACCTGGGAGAAACTTCTCGAAACACGCCGTGTGAACAACCTGCTGGATTGGTTGACCCTCGACGCGCCAGAGCTTGCTAACATTGCCGGCTTCGGCGAGCGCAGCAGCGAACGCCTGATGCACAGTTTTCACAGCGCCCGCCAACGGCCCTTCGCCCAGTGGCTCAAAGCCTTGGGCTTACCGCCAAGCGGTCAGGCACACCTGCCTGACTCGTGGCAGGCGCTGGCACAACGCGACACCGAACAATGGCAGGCCGAAGCCGGTATCGGCCCGGGACGCGCAGCGCAATTGAGCGCATTCTTTCGCGACCCGCAGGTACTGGCCTTGAGCGAAACCTTACGTGCCGCCGGAATCGACGGTTTCTGA
- the tkt gene encoding transketolase produces MPSRRERANAIRALSMDAVQKANSGHPGAPMGMADIAEVLWRDYLKHNPSNPSFADRDRFVLSNGHGSMLIYSLLHLTGYDLSIEDLKQFRQLHSRTPGHPEFGYTPGVETTTGPLGQGLANAVGFALAEKVLAAQFNRPNHNIVDHHTYVFLGDGCMMEGISHEVASLAGTLGLGKLIAFYDDNGISIDGEVEGWFTDDTPKRFEAYNWQVIRNVDGHDPEEIKTAIETARKSPLPTLICCKTTIGFGSPNKQGKEDCHGAPLGDAEIALTRQALNWNHGPFEIPADIYAEWDAKEKGRAAEAEWDQRFAAYSAAFPTEANELVRRLSGELPADFSEKASAYIAEVAAKGETIASRKASQNTLNAFGPLLPELLGGSADLAGSNLTLWKGCKGVSAEDASGNYMYYGVREFGMTAIMNGVTLHGGLVPYGATFLMFMEYARNAVRMSALMKKQVIHVYTHDSIGLGEDGPTHQPIEQLTSLRTTPNLDTWRPADAVESAVAWKNALERKDGPSALIFSRQNLQHQERDAGQIADISRGGYVLKDCAGEPELILISTGSEVGLAVQAYDKLTEQGRKVRVVSMPCTSVFDAQDAGYKQAVLPLQVSARIAIEAAHADFWFKYVGLEGRVIGMTTYGESAPASALFEEFGFTLENILGQAEELLED; encoded by the coding sequence ATGCCTAGCCGTCGTGAGCGTGCCAACGCCATTCGTGCCCTCAGCATGGATGCCGTGCAAAAAGCCAACAGCGGCCATCCCGGTGCCCCAATGGGTATGGCAGATATTGCCGAAGTGCTTTGGCGCGACTACCTCAAGCACAACCCGAGCAATCCATCGTTCGCCGACCGTGACCGCTTCGTGCTGTCCAACGGCCACGGCTCGATGTTGATCTACTCGCTGCTGCACCTGACCGGTTATGACCTGTCGATCGAAGACCTCAAGCAGTTCCGTCAACTGCACAGCCGCACCCCGGGCCACCCGGAATTCGGTTACACCCCGGGCGTTGAAACCACCACCGGCCCGCTGGGTCAGGGTCTGGCCAACGCCGTCGGTTTCGCCCTGGCTGAAAAAGTCCTGGCGGCGCAGTTCAACCGTCCGAACCACAACATCGTCGACCACCACACCTACGTGTTCCTGGGTGATGGCTGCATGATGGAAGGCATTTCCCACGAAGTCGCTTCGCTGGCCGGTACGCTGGGTCTGGGCAAGCTGATTGCGTTCTACGATGACAACGGCATCTCCATCGACGGCGAAGTCGAAGGCTGGTTCACCGATGACACCCCGAAGCGTTTCGAAGCCTACAACTGGCAAGTGATCCGCAACGTTGACGGTCACGACCCGGAAGAGATCAAGACCGCTATCGAAACCGCGCGCAAGAGCCCGCTGCCGACCCTGATCTGCTGCAAGACCACCATCGGTTTCGGCTCGCCGAACAAACAGGGCAAAGAAGACTGCCACGGCGCCCCACTGGGTGACGCGGAAATCGCCCTGACCCGTCAGGCGCTGAACTGGAACCACGGTCCGTTCGAAATCCCGGCTGACATCTATGCCGAGTGGGATGCCAAGGAAAAAGGTCGCGCGGCCGAAGCCGAGTGGGATCAGCGTTTCGCTGCTTACTCCGCTGCGTTCCCGACCGAAGCCAACGAACTGGTGCGTCGCCTGAGCGGCGAACTGCCGGCCGACTTCTCCGAAAAAGCTTCGGCTTACATCGCTGAAGTCGCGGCCAAAGGCGAAACCATCGCCAGCCGTAAAGCCAGCCAGAACACCCTGAACGCGTTCGGCCCGTTGCTGCCGGAACTGCTCGGCGGCTCCGCTGACCTGGCCGGTTCCAACCTGACCCTGTGGAAAGGTTGCAAAGGCGTCAGCGCTGAAGATGCCAGCGGCAACTACATGTATTACGGCGTGCGCGAATTCGGCATGACCGCAATCATGAACGGCGTCACCCTGCACGGCGGCCTGGTGCCTTACGGCGCGACCTTCCTGATGTTCATGGAATACGCCCGCAACGCCGTGCGCATGTCGGCGCTGATGAAGAAGCAAGTGATCCACGTCTACACCCACGACTCCATCGGTCTGGGCGAAGACGGCCCGACGCACCAGCCGATCGAGCAACTGACCAGCCTGCGTACCACACCGAACCTCGACACCTGGCGTCCAGCCGATGCCGTTGAATCGGCCGTGGCCTGGAAAAACGCTCTGGAGCGTAAGGACGGCCCTTCGGCACTGATCTTCTCGCGTCAGAACCTGCAACACCAGGAACGTGATGCCGGCCAGATTGCCGACATCAGCCGTGGCGGTTACGTGCTGAAGGACTGCGCAGGCGAGCCTGAGCTGATCCTGATTTCGACCGGTTCGGAAGTGGGTCTGGCGGTTCAGGCGTACGACAAGCTGACCGAGCAGGGCCGTAAAGTGCGCGTGGTTTCCATGCCGTGCACCAGCGTGTTCGATGCTCAGGACGCGGGCTACAAGCAAGCCGTGCTGCCGCTGCAGGTCAGCGCCCGTATCGCGATCGAAGCGGCGCACGCCGACTTCTGGTTCAAGTATGTGGGTCTGGAAGGTCGCGTGATCGGCATGACCACTTACGGCGAATCGGCTCCGGCTTCGGCACTGTTCGAAGAGTTCGGCTTCACCCTGGAAAACATCCTGGGTCAGGCTGAAGAACTGCTGGAAGACTGA
- a CDS encoding DUF6124 family protein, protein MTKSTPHPPETDPASPYESLDSKKLNDAAERALDHYLKPSAFIMASTHKPEPMYLANPKYNTESLLANASETLGSASEMLNNFAAMLDTSHRKTALGIAQVVMLGELAVNQALDHVELKE, encoded by the coding sequence ATGACAAAATCAACGCCACACCCGCCAGAAACAGATCCCGCATCCCCCTACGAATCCCTCGATTCCAAAAAACTCAACGACGCCGCCGAACGCGCCCTCGACCATTACCTCAAACCCTCCGCCTTCATCATGGCCAGCACGCATAAACCCGAGCCCATGTACCTCGCCAACCCGAAGTACAACACCGAATCGCTGCTGGCCAACGCCAGCGAAACCCTGGGCTCAGCCAGCGAAATGCTCAACAACTTCGCCGCCATGCTCGACACCTCACACCGCAAGACCGCACTGGGCATCGCGCAGGTGGTCATGCTTGGAGAACTGGCGGTGAATCAGGCACTGGATCATGTCGAACTAAAGGAATAA